From a region of the Marinomonas mediterranea MMB-1 genome:
- a CDS encoding NAD-dependent epimerase/dehydratase family protein, with the protein MNILITGANGFVGSALVKALSKNKNNSLTLLDTAFSNVQRRSEEGIRFVEGSFSSEMVRQEFLKDGSDVLFHLASVPGGAAEKNPDLSKAINLDATLSLFDEVAMKSPQSRLVFSSSIAVLGQDLPQQVTDDTPVSPALTYGAHKAMAELALADMNRRKLLNAVSVRLPGIVARPLSNSGLKSAFMSDVFHALKKRASFVSPVSPNATLWIMSVQQCVANLIQASSINSDNLALKNAITLPAIRCSMVELIEEINTQLNNQSNVVTYEPDDELERAFGSYPKLETLLADSIGLKHNGTLKNLVNDVLENL; encoded by the coding sequence TTGAATATATTAATTACGGGTGCAAATGGCTTTGTTGGTAGTGCTCTTGTAAAAGCACTTTCTAAGAATAAAAATAACTCGCTTACATTGTTAGATACAGCGTTTTCCAATGTTCAACGACGCTCAGAGGAGGGGATTCGATTTGTCGAAGGGAGCTTTAGTAGTGAGATGGTTCGACAAGAGTTTTTAAAGGATGGTTCAGATGTCCTTTTTCATCTAGCGTCGGTGCCTGGCGGGGCGGCAGAAAAAAATCCGGACTTATCGAAAGCAATCAATCTAGATGCAACGCTTTCATTGTTCGACGAGGTGGCGATGAAATCACCTCAATCTCGGTTGGTGTTTAGTAGTTCTATTGCTGTGTTAGGACAAGATCTGCCTCAACAAGTGACAGATGATACACCTGTGTCTCCAGCGTTGACATATGGAGCGCATAAAGCCATGGCGGAATTGGCTTTGGCCGATATGAATCGTCGTAAGTTATTAAACGCTGTTTCCGTTCGCCTACCAGGGATTGTGGCTCGTCCATTAAGTAACAGTGGTTTAAAGTCTGCATTTATGAGTGATGTTTTTCATGCGTTAAAGAAGAGAGCCTCTTTTGTTTCTCCGGTGTCACCGAATGCGACACTTTGGATTATGTCCGTTCAACAATGTGTTGCTAACTTAATTCAGGCTTCTAGTATCAATTCCGATAATTTGGCTTTAAAAAATGCAATCACACTGCCTGCAATTCGCTGCTCTATGGTGGAGTTAATAGAAGAAATTAATACACAGTTAAACAATCAATCTAATGTAGTGACTTATGAGCCGGATGATGAGCTGGAGCGTGCGTTTGGATCTTACCCAAAATTAGAGACTCTGTTAGCCGATTCTATTGGTTTAAAACACAACGGGACACTAAAAAATCTAGTTAACGATGTATTAGAAAATTTATAA
- a CDS encoding antibiotic biosynthesis monooxygenase family protein, which produces MIYEVAEISVLIGQEEYFEKAVYKASQHFKEAKGCIGLKLERSIETPNHYRLIVGWNTVEDHMVTFKNSEGFKKWRELASPFFEKPPKVEHVKQVLEAF; this is translated from the coding sequence ATGATTTATGAGGTTGCAGAAATATCAGTATTGATCGGACAAGAAGAGTATTTTGAAAAGGCCGTATATAAAGCCAGTCAGCACTTCAAAGAAGCCAAAGGATGTATCGGTCTAAAACTCGAACGGTCAATTGAGACCCCCAATCATTATCGACTTATCGTGGGGTGGAACACGGTTGAAGATCATATGGTTACCTTCAAAAATTCAGAAGGTTTTAAAAAATGGCGAGAACTCGCATCCCCCTTCTTTGAAAAACCACCAAAAGTTGAGCACGTAAAGCAAGTACTAGAGGCGTTCTAA
- the hisD gene encoding histidinol dehydrogenase, with protein sequence MAHWIKKSVGMDIRSNNDRKVRDIVETTLADIEQNGDTAIRKLSVKFDNWDREDYRLSSAEIQACIDSLSPQALKDIEFAQKQVRHFAQIQRNSIQDAEEETLPGVILGHKNLPLNSAGCYVPGGKYPLLASAHMSVITAKVAGVPRVITCAPPFEGKLAPAIVAAQAMAGADEIYALGGIQAIGAMALGTKSISPVDILVGPGNAFVAEAKRQMFGRVGIDLFAGPTETLIIADESVDAELCATDILGQIEHGPDSPGILLTNSEKLARETISEIERLLKILPTAEHARIAWENFGEVIVAESYDEMVSIADDIASEHVQVMTVDPDFFLNKMTNYGALFLGPRTNVAYGDKAIGTNHTLPTKKAARYTGGLWVGKFLKTCTYQKVMTDEASALIGEYCSRLCDLEGFSGHGEQANIRVRRYGHRDVPYAGIAPPTPETIAND encoded by the coding sequence ATGGCACACTGGATTAAAAAAAGTGTTGGAATGGACATAAGATCGAACAATGATCGTAAAGTTAGAGACATTGTTGAAACCACTTTGGCAGATATTGAACAAAATGGCGATACGGCAATACGCAAGCTCTCTGTAAAGTTCGACAATTGGGACCGTGAGGATTACCGACTATCAAGTGCAGAAATTCAAGCATGTATCGACAGTTTGTCCCCTCAAGCACTCAAAGATATCGAGTTTGCACAAAAACAAGTTCGCCATTTCGCGCAAATTCAACGTAACTCCATTCAAGATGCCGAAGAAGAGACGCTTCCGGGTGTTATATTGGGACACAAAAATTTGCCTTTAAATTCAGCGGGCTGTTATGTTCCCGGCGGTAAATACCCATTGCTCGCCTCTGCTCATATGTCAGTAATAACAGCAAAAGTCGCCGGAGTTCCAAGAGTCATTACCTGTGCGCCGCCATTTGAAGGTAAATTAGCGCCCGCAATCGTAGCGGCTCAAGCGATGGCAGGGGCAGATGAAATTTATGCGCTTGGTGGCATTCAAGCCATAGGTGCGATGGCTTTGGGTACAAAATCCATTTCGCCTGTCGATATTTTGGTTGGACCAGGTAATGCTTTTGTGGCTGAAGCCAAAAGGCAGATGTTTGGTCGCGTTGGAATTGACCTATTTGCAGGGCCAACAGAAACCCTAATTATTGCCGACGAAAGTGTCGACGCAGAGCTGTGCGCTACAGACATACTAGGACAAATAGAGCACGGTCCAGATAGCCCAGGTATATTACTGACAAATTCAGAAAAACTCGCACGCGAAACGATTTCAGAGATTGAAAGGTTACTTAAAATTTTACCTACTGCAGAACACGCACGCATTGCATGGGAAAACTTTGGTGAAGTCATCGTTGCGGAAAGTTATGACGAAATGGTGTCCATTGCCGACGATATTGCATCAGAACACGTTCAAGTTATGACTGTCGACCCCGACTTTTTTTTGAACAAGATGACAAACTATGGCGCCCTTTTTCTAGGGCCTCGAACAAATGTTGCCTACGGCGATAAAGCCATTGGAACAAACCACACTTTGCCGACTAAAAAAGCGGCACGTTACACAGGTGGTTTATGGGTCGGAAAGTTTCTTAAGACATGTACCTATCAAAAGGTGATGACGGACGAAGCGTCTGCGCTCATAGGAGAGTATTGCTCAAGACTGTGTGACCTTGAAGGTTTTTCAGGTCACGGAGAGCAAGCCAATATTCGAGTACGCCGATATGGACATCGCGATGTCCCGTATGCAGGTATAGCTCCCCCTACTCCGGAGACCATAGCGAATGATTAA
- a CDS encoding SDR family NAD(P)-dependent oxidoreductase: MINSLPHTPSFSLEGRRALVTGASRGIGLGLSTALAQSGAHVTLVARNKEDVTLAANAIKAEGFLAEAVSLDVSNYEDVQRFCSNQPPFHILINNAGTNRPKSILDLDLEDYDAVLDLNLKSTIFMTKEIAKHMIQANISGSLIHIGSQMGHVGSANRTLYCASKWAIEGFNKALAVELAEYGIRSNTICPTFIETPMTQPFLEDEHFRTHVLSKIKLGRLGQIEDLMGAAVFLASDASSMMTGSSMLIDGGWTAD; this comes from the coding sequence ATGATTAATTCCTTGCCCCATACCCCCAGTTTTAGTTTGGAGGGAAGGCGAGCTCTTGTTACCGGTGCTAGCCGGGGAATAGGATTGGGCCTTAGCACCGCTTTGGCTCAATCAGGCGCACACGTTACCTTAGTCGCTAGAAATAAAGAAGACGTGACGCTCGCCGCCAATGCGATAAAAGCCGAAGGCTTTCTAGCGGAAGCAGTTTCGCTTGATGTGTCGAACTATGAGGACGTACAGCGTTTTTGTAGCAACCAACCTCCGTTTCATATACTCATAAATAATGCCGGAACAAATCGTCCAAAATCCATTTTAGATCTAGATCTTGAAGACTATGATGCCGTCCTCGACCTTAATCTAAAAAGTACAATATTTATGACCAAAGAAATTGCGAAGCATATGATACAGGCTAATATTTCGGGCTCTTTAATTCATATCGGATCTCAAATGGGTCACGTTGGTAGTGCTAACAGAACGCTGTATTGTGCGTCGAAGTGGGCAATTGAAGGATTCAATAAAGCCCTTGCGGTTGAGTTGGCTGAATATGGAATCCGCAGCAATACCATTTGTCCCACATTTATCGAGACGCCGATGACACAGCCTTTTCTCGAAGATGAACACTTTCGCACTCATGTATTATCAAAAATAAAGCTTGGTCGTCTTGGTCAAATAGAAGATCTTATGGGAGCGGCCGTCTTTCTTGCCTCGGACGCCTCGTCCATGATGACAGGAAGCAGCATGTTAATCGACGGGGGATGGACGGCAGATTAA
- a CDS encoding alpha-ketoglutarate-dependent dioxygenase AlkB family protein encodes MYDAPYRYIPPSSSNGDNFQLLRQKIDWQQESLMMFGKEILVPRLVSFIADDGLQYAYSGKTHFGYGWPDWMKVFKHRAEVFAGQSYNSVLANLYRHGDDYMGWHSDNERELGPAPVVVTYSVGAERDFLLRLKHNHKTKTSIKLENESWLIMSASAQVLWQHSLPVRKKVTEERISLTFRQILREASH; translated from the coding sequence ATGTATGATGCACCTTATCGCTATATTCCGCCGAGCTCAAGTAATGGCGATAATTTTCAATTATTGCGACAAAAAATAGATTGGCAGCAAGAATCATTGATGATGTTTGGGAAAGAGATATTGGTTCCGAGGCTAGTGTCTTTTATTGCTGACGATGGGCTTCAGTACGCTTATTCTGGTAAAACTCACTTTGGTTATGGCTGGCCAGATTGGATGAAGGTTTTTAAGCACCGAGCAGAAGTGTTTGCAGGCCAATCCTATAACTCGGTGTTAGCCAATCTTTATCGACATGGCGATGATTATATGGGCTGGCACAGTGATAATGAACGAGAACTTGGACCGGCTCCTGTTGTAGTGACATACAGTGTCGGGGCAGAACGTGACTTTTTACTTCGCTTAAAGCACAACCACAAAACGAAAACGTCGATAAAACTTGAAAACGAAAGTTGGCTAATTATGAGCGCATCAGCTCAAGTTTTATGGCAGCACTCGCTCCCTGTTAGGAAAAAGGTAACAGAGGAGCGAATCAGTTTAACGTTTAGGCAGATTCTTAGAGAGGCTTCACACTGA
- a CDS encoding heparan-alpha-glucosaminide N-acetyltransferase gives MLSLNLNQLHRPDNRSAFLDIYRGTAVLLMIVFHFCWDLRHFGYLDYSLTAPFWVGFRTVIVFLFLSAIGWSSYLAVHAGQPFSRFRKHMAVLLFAATLISLVTYIVFPKQWIFFGILHFIFFASIAVRPLAQRPVISLALGIVIAAIYWLTDWFAFPDFKHFLYNDLHLPRKTVDIIAPLPWISVVFIGPILGYLKIHTFMVPSNLVTAAITFFGRYALRVYLIHQIILFTLVAAAHYLINFFI, from the coding sequence GTGTTGTCCCTAAACTTAAACCAACTTCATAGACCTGACAACCGCAGTGCTTTTTTAGACATTTATCGCGGTACTGCGGTGCTTCTAATGATTGTCTTTCATTTTTGTTGGGATCTCAGACATTTTGGGTATCTAGACTATTCATTGACAGCGCCCTTTTGGGTTGGATTTAGAACGGTTATTGTATTTTTATTTTTATCTGCCATTGGCTGGTCAAGTTACTTAGCGGTACACGCTGGCCAACCCTTTTCTCGTTTTAGAAAACACATGGCGGTTTTACTGTTCGCTGCCACCTTGATTTCTCTTGTGACTTACATAGTCTTTCCCAAACAATGGATATTCTTTGGAATATTACACTTCATATTCTTTGCTTCCATTGCTGTTCGACCATTAGCTCAAAGACCCGTTATTTCATTAGCTCTCGGGATTGTCATTGCTGCTATATATTGGTTAACAGATTGGTTCGCCTTTCCAGACTTTAAACATTTCCTGTACAACGATCTACACCTTCCTAGAAAAACCGTCGATATTATTGCGCCGCTTCCTTGGATCAGCGTAGTCTTCATAGGCCCGATATTAGGGTATTTAAAAATCCATACTTTCATGGTTCCCAGCAACCTTGTTACAGCGGCAATTACCTTCTTCGGGCGGTACGCTTTGCGAGTTTACCTGATACATCAGATCATTCTTTTCACTCTTGTAGCGGCTGCTCATTATCTCATCAACTTCTTCATCTAA